Below is a window of Brachyspira pilosicoli DNA.
GCAAAAAGATATGTCCTAATATGTGGGAATGCACTGAAGGTTCTATAGTTGCGGGTGAGAGCAGTGTTGAGGGAGCTGTTAGGGAGTTAAAAGAAGAGATAGGGCTCTCTTTTAAAGTTGATGAGGCTACATTTCTTACATCGTTTATTCTTGATTTTTCTAATACTATAATTGATTCTTATTTGTTTAAAAGAGATGTTGATATAAATGATTTAGTCTTGCAAGAAAATGAAGTTAGTGAGGTAAAAATTGTTAATGAGAGAGTTTATAGAGAGATGTGTAAAAATGGTGATATTGTTGAGTCTTTGATGTATTTTTACGATTTATACAAAAAATAGCATAAAAAATTCTACTAAATTTTTTTTAGATTGAAAAAAAGAATTTATATGTTATAATACTACTAAACTAAAATGAAAAAGGATTTTCTTAAATGAGTTTAGAAGAATTATCTAATCAAGATACTGTTGAAACTAATAATAATGAAGTAAAAGCAGAAGGCAATTTTACAATAGATGAAAATGTATTAGAGAATCAGGAAGAACTTGAGAGGGTATTAGAAGCTGTTATATATGTAGAGGGTACAGTTTCTATATCTCGATTAAGAAATCTTTTTAAATGTGAGAATACTGATATAAGAAATTATATAGAAAATATTAACAATAGATATAAAAGTGTAGGAAGTGCTATAGAGATATTGGAAGTAGGTGATAGTGTAATGATGACTATAATACCTTCTACATTTGGCACTTTATCTGCAATATATGACAGAAAACGTAAAAAGAAAATATCAAAAGCTATGCTTCAAACGCTTTCTATTATAGCCTATAAGCAGCCTCTAACAAAAGCAGAGATTGATGATATAAGACAAAGCGACAGTTCTTATCATCTTAGAATGCTTATGGAAGATGGTTTTATAGCTTGGAAAGGCAGAAAAGATTATCTTGATAAAAGACAAACTTATGGAACAACAGATAAATTCTTAATGCATTTTGGTATAAACAGTTTAGATGATTTACCAAAATTAAGAGAATTAAAAGATTTAGAGTTCAACAGAAACGACTAAAAATAATCCGTATTTTTGTATGTGTTTTGCAAAGAAATATAATTTTAATCTAAAATGAGAATATTATTTAATACATATTCTAACATATAAATTGCACTTTTTGCTGCTGGAAAAATTTGATAGAAATAATATACATTGAAAACTTTTAAATCTGTCAAAATTTGTTTTCTATGTTTTTATTTCCCTCAGGGACTATCCCAAGAACCACCAGTTCTTTTGCCGATAGGCACCTACTCGGTATTGGTATAAAAGAACCTTATATTCTACGGATACGCTTCGCGAAGAACTGCATTTTTATTGTAAATTTTATAATTTAATTGTACATTAAAATGCCCTCCCCCACACGACTAAGAAGTTATAATTAAAGCATAGCATTACCGTGCGGAAAGCCCTTACGACGAGTAATGCGGCAAGGTGGTACAGCTCGTACGTGGGAAAAAGAACAACAAAAAACTGATAAAAAATTATTATTTTATGATATACTAAAAACATACATAATATTTTGTAGGATAAAATTATGGATTGTTTTATAGGAATAGATTTAGGAACTTCATCTGTAAAAACTTTGATAATATCTCAAAATGCAGAAATACTTTCTATTTCTCAAAAAGATTATAATTTTGACACCCCATATTTAAATTGGGCAGAACAAGATGTTGATGTGTGGTGGGATGCAGTAGTTATTACAATAAAAGATGCACTAAATCAATTAAAATCAAAGTATAATAATGTTGTAATTAAGGCTATAAGTTTTTCAGGTCAGATGCATGGTCTTGTAGCTTTAGATAAGAATGGGAATGCTATTAGAAAATCAATAATATGGTGTGATAGCAGAACATCAAATGAAGTAAATTATATAAATGAAAAAATAGGCAAAGATAATATAATAAAAATTACTCATAGTCCATTAGCAACAGGTTTTCAAATAGTATCACTTTTGTGGATAAAAAATAATGAAAAACACAATTATGATAAAATATATAAAGTGATATTGCCTAAGGATTATATAAGATATAAGCTTACTGGTATAATTGCTACAGATATAACAGATGCAGCTTCCACTTGTGCTTTTGATTCAAATGAAAATAAATGGTCTTATGAGATAATAAAAAAGCTTGATATGAGAAGTGATATATTTCCAGATGTATATTATCCTCATGAGGTAGCGGGAAAAGTTAGTAAAAAAGCATCGGAAGAAACTGGTTTAAATGAAGGCATTAATGTAATGTATGGTGGGGCAGACCAAGCGATGCAGGCCATAGGAAATGGAATTATAGAAACAAAAACTGCATC
It encodes the following:
- a CDS encoding NUDIX hydrolase, with translation MTELWDIYDINKNKKNKLHKRGLPLDKNDYHIVIHAWVINSNDEVILTKRHSSKKICPNMWECTEGSIVAGESSVEGAVRELKEEIGLSFKVDEATFLTSFILDFSNTIIDSYLFKRDVDINDLVLQENEVSEVKIVNERVYREMCKNGDIVESLMYFYDLYKK
- the scpB gene encoding SMC-Scp complex subunit ScpB, with the translated sequence MSLEELSNQDTVETNNNEVKAEGNFTIDENVLENQEELERVLEAVIYVEGTVSISRLRNLFKCENTDIRNYIENINNRYKSVGSAIEILEVGDSVMMTIIPSTFGTLSAIYDRKRKKKISKAMLQTLSIIAYKQPLTKAEIDDIRQSDSSYHLRMLMEDGFIAWKGRKDYLDKRQTYGTTDKFLMHFGINSLDDLPKLRELKDLEFNRND
- the xylB gene encoding xylulokinase — encoded protein: MDCFIGIDLGTSSVKTLIISQNAEILSISQKDYNFDTPYLNWAEQDVDVWWDAVVITIKDALNQLKSKYNNVVIKAISFSGQMHGLVALDKNGNAIRKSIIWCDSRTSNEVNYINEKIGKDNIIKITHSPLATGFQIVSLLWIKNNEKHNYDKIYKVILPKDYIRYKLTGIIATDITDAASTCAFDSNENKWSYEIIKKLDMRSDIFPDVYYPHEVAGKVSKKASEETGLNEGINVMYGGADQAMQAIGNGIIETKTASITIGTGGQIFMPIDKAVYNNNSHTFNFVMQNTWYYLGAALSSGLALKWAKNNFCSNGESFLDIDLNAQKIAAGCEGLIFLPYLAGERTPHMNSDASAMFLGLTLKHTKYHILKSIMEGVVYSLKDCFSILTDDMHFKCDKLIASGGGSHSKLWLQIQADILDKEIYVSKTKEQAALGAAITAIVGSGVYSGYKEAIKELIKHDDKPIIPIKENVKIYSEYYQIFKEAYRVNKHLMSSIRNIEQ